From a single Salinirussus salinus genomic region:
- a CDS encoding class I SAM-dependent methyltransferase gives MTAVPPRPAGPLVDVYDAAYAGVPNWDIGRPQRAFLALAEAGYVEGPVLEVGCGTGELSLYLANRGLAVLGVDLSRRAVARARAKARRRGLDARFLVWDALALDRLADLGFAFRTVLDCAMFHVLGEAERERFVDGLETVLRAGGLYCVLGDARRDRSIYGLSPAELRARFDRPGWSVEFVHETVFERRYSTNSAYIAGVRRTSAEGG, from the coding sequence ATGACCGCCGTCCCCCCGCGACCGGCCGGCCCGCTGGTCGACGTCTACGACGCCGCCTACGCCGGGGTGCCCAACTGGGACATCGGCCGCCCCCAGCGGGCCTTCCTCGCGCTCGCGGAGGCCGGCTACGTCGAGGGACCGGTCCTCGAAGTGGGCTGTGGCACGGGCGAACTCTCCCTGTATCTCGCCAACCGCGGGCTGGCGGTGCTGGGGGTCGACCTCTCGCGGCGCGCGGTCGCCCGGGCCCGCGCGAAGGCCCGCCGGCGGGGGCTGGACGCCCGGTTTCTGGTCTGGGACGCGCTGGCGCTCGACCGGCTGGCCGACCTCGGGTTCGCGTTCCGGACGGTACTGGACTGTGCGATGTTTCACGTTCTCGGTGAGGCCGAGCGCGAGCGCTTCGTCGACGGGCTGGAAACGGTGCTCCGGGCCGGCGGGCTGTACTGCGTGCTCGGGGACGCCCGCCGGGACCGGAGCATCTACGGACTCTCGCCCGCGGAGTTGCGCGCCCGCTTCGACCGGCCGGGATGGTCCGTCGAGTTCGTCCACGAGACGGTCTTCGAGCGCCGGTACAGCACCAACTCCGCCTACATCGCCGGGGTCCGGCGAACGTCGGCCGAGGGAGGCTGA
- a CDS encoding valine--tRNA ligase, with product MTDLPDSYEAETVEAKWREEWQEMDVYEYEDTGSPDYVVDTPPPYPTGNLHIGNALGWCYMDFAARYRRLQGYDVKFPQGWDCHGLPTEVKVEENNDLHRTDVPRDEFRQMCIDHTEEQIDAMKETMHTLGFSQDWSTEYKTMDPDYWGETQRSFVRMADSDYVYRDEHPVNWCPRCETAIADAEVETEEGVDGTLYYITFPAVDGGEDIEIATTRPELLAACVSMAVHPDDDRYADRVGETFEVPLFGQEVELIADEDADADFGTGAVMICTFGDKQDVDWWAEHDLDLRPVVTEDGHLGEAAGEYAGMGIDEAKEAVAADLEAEGYLNDTEPTEQNVGQCWRCDTPIEILSKEQWFVEVDRAEILEHAREVEWIPEHMYDRLEDWTEGMEWDWVISRQRVFATPIPAWFCGDCGHTYIAGEDELPVEPTDEAPAVDACPECGAGAAPEESRDGGGEAAGTHWHGETDVMDTWMDSSISALYVGGWPDADFSPVQLREQGHDIIRTWAFYTILRTAALEGEIPWEEALINGMVFGEDGNKMSKSRGNFVQPEEAVEEYSADAFRQAMALGGQPGSDIQFQWKEVKSASRFGTKVWNITRFAAGHLDDEREPLADPAYRDVDRWVLSRCADVAEAVQTHMDEYRFDAALQELRDFVWHDLADDYLELIKGRLYEGRPGERDAARQALFTALSASLRMLSPFAPFLTEEAWRALPGTEGSVHAGAWPDLEFDDDGAEVAGELIADVASTVRSWKSDQGMALNAELEKVEVYPDETPEAAVDTYDLSEAVNGPVHVREGEPTVELVPVEVEPDHATIGPEFRDQAGQVIAALEAMDPTEVRDQQRYEEEIEVDLGEEVAVVPGEAVTVREEHRAESGEEVTVLEGERATVLVYA from the coding sequence ATGACTGACCTACCGGACAGCTACGAGGCCGAGACCGTCGAGGCGAAGTGGCGCGAGGAGTGGCAGGAGATGGATGTCTACGAGTACGAGGATACGGGAAGCCCCGACTACGTCGTCGACACCCCGCCGCCCTATCCGACGGGGAACCTCCACATCGGCAACGCCCTGGGGTGGTGTTACATGGACTTCGCCGCCCGGTACAGGCGCCTGCAGGGGTACGACGTGAAGTTCCCACAGGGGTGGGACTGTCACGGGCTCCCCACGGAGGTCAAAGTCGAGGAGAACAACGACCTCCACCGGACGGACGTCCCCCGCGACGAGTTCCGGCAGATGTGCATCGACCACACCGAAGAACAGATCGACGCGATGAAGGAGACGATGCACACGCTGGGGTTCTCCCAGGACTGGTCGACGGAGTACAAGACCATGGACCCCGACTACTGGGGGGAGACCCAGCGCTCCTTCGTCCGGATGGCCGACAGCGACTACGTCTACCGCGACGAGCATCCCGTCAACTGGTGTCCCCGGTGTGAGACCGCCATCGCCGACGCCGAGGTCGAGACGGAGGAGGGCGTCGACGGGACGCTGTACTACATCACCTTCCCCGCCGTCGACGGTGGCGAGGATATCGAGATCGCAACCACGCGCCCCGAGTTGCTCGCGGCCTGCGTCTCGATGGCCGTCCACCCCGACGACGACCGCTATGCCGACCGGGTGGGCGAGACCTTCGAGGTCCCCCTGTTCGGCCAGGAGGTCGAACTCATCGCCGACGAGGACGCCGACGCCGACTTCGGGACCGGCGCCGTGATGATCTGCACCTTCGGGGACAAGCAGGACGTCGACTGGTGGGCCGAGCACGACCTGGATCTGCGGCCTGTCGTCACCGAGGACGGCCACCTCGGCGAGGCGGCCGGCGAGTACGCCGGGATGGGGATCGACGAGGCAAAGGAGGCTGTCGCCGCGGACCTGGAGGCCGAGGGCTACCTGAACGACACCGAGCCGACCGAGCAGAACGTCGGCCAGTGCTGGCGGTGTGACACCCCCATCGAGATCCTCTCGAAAGAGCAGTGGTTCGTCGAGGTCGACCGGGCGGAGATCCTCGAGCACGCCCGGGAGGTCGAGTGGATCCCCGAGCACATGTACGACCGCCTGGAGGACTGGACCGAGGGGATGGAGTGGGACTGGGTCATCTCCCGCCAGCGCGTGTTCGCCACTCCGATCCCGGCGTGGTTCTGTGGCGACTGCGGGCACACCTACATCGCCGGCGAGGACGAACTGCCCGTCGAGCCGACCGACGAGGCCCCCGCCGTCGACGCCTGCCCGGAGTGTGGGGCGGGCGCGGCTCCGGAGGAGTCGCGGGATGGAGGCGGCGAAGCCGCCGGAACCCACTGGCACGGCGAGACCGACGTGATGGACACGTGGATGGACTCCTCGATCTCGGCGCTGTACGTCGGCGGCTGGCCCGACGCGGACTTTTCGCCGGTCCAGTTGCGCGAGCAGGGCCACGACATCATCCGGACGTGGGCCTTCTACACCATCCTCCGGACTGCGGCGCTGGAAGGGGAGATCCCCTGGGAGGAGGCACTCATCAACGGGATGGTCTTCGGCGAGGACGGCAACAAGATGTCCAAATCCAGGGGCAACTTCGTCCAGCCCGAGGAGGCCGTCGAGGAGTACTCTGCGGACGCCTTCCGGCAGGCGATGGCGCTGGGCGGCCAGCCCGGCTCGGACATCCAGTTCCAGTGGAAGGAGGTCAAGTCGGCGAGCAGGTTCGGGACGAAGGTCTGGAACATCACCCGCTTCGCGGCCGGGCATCTGGACGACGAGCGCGAGCCGCTCGCCGACCCCGCCTACCGCGACGTCGACCGGTGGGTGCTCTCGCGGTGTGCCGACGTCGCCGAGGCCGTCCAGACACACATGGACGAGTACCGCTTCGACGCCGCCCTCCAGGAGCTGCGCGATTTCGTCTGGCACGACCTGGCCGACGACTACCTCGAACTGATCAAGGGGCGGCTCTACGAGGGCCGCCCCGGGGAACGGGACGCCGCCCGGCAGGCCCTCTTTACGGCCCTGTCGGCCTCGCTGCGGATGCTCTCGCCGTTTGCCCCGTTCCTGACAGAGGAGGCCTGGCGGGCCCTGCCCGGCACCGAGGGGAGCGTCCACGCCGGCGCCTGGCCCGACCTGGAGTTCGACGATGACGGGGCCGAGGTTGCGGGGGAGCTCATCGCCGATGTCGCCTCGACGGTCCGTTCCTGGAAGTCCGACCAGGGGATGGCGCTGAACGCCGAACTCGAGAAGGTGGAGGTCTACCCCGACGAGACCCCCGAGGCGGCGGTCGACACCTACGACCTCTCGGAGGCAGTCAACGGCCCCGTCCACGTCCGCGAGGGCGAGCCGACCGTCGAACTCGTCCCCGTCGAGGTC